In Haloimpatiens massiliensis, the following are encoded in one genomic region:
- a CDS encoding DDE-type integrase/transposase/recombinase: MDSIITYLISYNQYLLKIIYQLLMFICKYIPLKQWAFEDSHSPEYQKFKVDKLPKIVRFEKVDYQLLLAYYKHKYNKLTKPVQRRNGKSVPENILCPKCGAPHQYIYDNNGSRGQYQCKVCGQNFNESNHTTKPIVFSCPYCGQTLSPKKDRKHFRIHKCVNPKCSYYRKNLDKLPKDLSDADKHKYKLHYIYREFTIDFFKMDLHELPSRAINFKYKKFNAHIMGLCLTYHVNLKLSTRQTAHALEEVHGIKISHTMIANYAMTAAAVIKPFVDTFDYNPSNILSADETYIKVKGIKHYVWIIMDACKKSILGYQVSDTRAVGPCILAMRMAFEKFKNFPNKALKFIADGYSAYPLASQQCKLVNGWDFDVTQVIGLTNNDAVSTEFRWVKQVVERLNRTFKSSYRVTCGYGSENGALYGVSLWVAYYNFLRPHPYNYWKPLNEIDILTNAGNMPAKWQLLIYLGQQTILKMQTENSA, from the coding sequence ATGGATTCAATTATAACTTATTTAATTTCCTATAATCAATATCTTTTAAAAATAATTTATCAATTACTTATGTTTATTTGTAAATACATTCCTCTTAAGCAGTGGGCTTTTGAGGATTCACATAGTCCCGAATATCAAAAATTCAAAGTGGATAAACTACCTAAAATTGTTCGTTTTGAAAAGGTAGACTATCAACTTCTTTTAGCTTACTATAAACATAAATATAATAAACTAACCAAACCTGTTCAGAGACGTAATGGGAAGTCCGTCCCTGAAAATATCCTATGTCCTAAATGCGGTGCCCCTCACCAGTATATCTACGATAATAATGGCTCTAGAGGTCAATACCAGTGCAAGGTTTGTGGTCAAAATTTTAATGAAAGTAACCACACTACTAAACCTATAGTATTTAGTTGTCCTTATTGCGGACAAACTCTTTCTCCAAAGAAAGATCGTAAGCATTTTAGAATACATAAATGTGTTAATCCTAAGTGTTCCTACTACCGCAAGAACTTAGACAAACTGCCTAAAGACTTAAGTGACGCTGATAAACACAAGTACAAGCTCCACTACATCTATCGTGAGTTCACCATAGATTTCTTCAAAATGGACTTACATGAACTTCCTTCTAGAGCAATTAACTTTAAGTATAAGAAGTTCAATGCCCACATTATGGGGCTTTGCCTTACTTATCACGTTAATCTTAAGCTATCTACTAGGCAGACAGCACATGCCTTGGAGGAAGTACATGGTATAAAGATTTCACATACAATGATTGCTAATTATGCTATGACTGCTGCCGCAGTTATAAAGCCATTTGTAGATACTTTTGACTATAATCCTTCTAACATCCTTTCTGCTGATGAAACATACATTAAGGTAAAAGGCATAAAGCATTATGTTTGGATTATCATGGATGCTTGTAAAAAGTCTATTCTTGGCTACCAAGTATCCGATACTCGTGCTGTAGGTCCATGTATCCTCGCTATGCGTATGGCTTTTGAGAAGTTTAAAAACTTCCCTAATAAAGCCTTAAAATTCATTGCAGATGGCTATAGTGCCTACCCTCTTGCAAGTCAGCAGTGTAAACTCGTTAATGGCTGGGACTTTGATGTTACTCAAGTTATCGGACTCACCAATAATGATGCTGTATCCACCGAATTTCGTTGGGTAAAGCAAGTAGTAGAACGGCTTAACCGCACCTTCAAGTCTTCTTATCGCGTTACCTGCGGTTATGGAAGCGAGAATGGTGCACTTTATGGCGTTTCCCTTTGGGTTGCCTATTATAACTTTCTACGTCCTCATCCTTATAACTACTGGAAGCCACTAAATGAGATAGATATTTTAACTAATGCGGGCAATATGCCTGCTAAGTGGCAATTACTTATTTACCTTGGTCAACAAACAATATTAAAGATGCAAACTGAAAATTCTGCTTAA
- a CDS encoding molybdopterin biosynthesis protein has translation MGQNIYLSNYELEEAVKLYFSKISPTKQKEVIKTEDASGRITASPVYSKISSPFYNSSAMDGITLNSEKTLGANEKKHIVLEEEKDYIVVDTGDPIPREYDCVIMVEDLIKVDDKKVEIYKSAAPYQHIRPLGEDIVEKSLIVPSSHKIRPVDISAMIAGGVNEVEVYKRPVVGIIPTGTELVEPGSELKTGDIIDFNSRTFAAQVFEYGGIPKRYSIVKDYYEKIKNTIKRASEECDMVLVNAGSSAGREDYTSQVISELGQVYIHGVAIKPGKPVILGQVGHKPVIGIPGYPVSAYVVMEMFVSRIVESFAGEKPRQFKTVKAILSKRVMSSLKYLEFVRIKLGKVGDKLVATPLNRGAGATMSLVRADGILEVPQNVEGIERGTEVEVKLLKDEEEINNTVVCIGSHDPIIDVVADLIHVNRDEYYLSSAHVGSMGGIMALKNGETHIAPVHLLDMETGEYNISYIKKYLGDKPMALIKCVKRIQGIMVPRGNPNNITSIKDIKDKKMKFVNRQRGAGTRLLFDYNLKKLGINPREIDGYTREEYTHLAVAAAVENGDAHCGLGVYSAASMMGLDFIPVCNEEYDIAIPTEFLDMPTIKEFINIIKSQEFKEKLDELGGYDYSEAGNIVLL, from the coding sequence ATGGGTCAAAATATTTATCTTTCAAATTATGAACTTGAAGAGGCAGTGAAGCTTTATTTTAGTAAGATATCACCAACAAAGCAAAAGGAAGTAATAAAAACAGAGGATGCCAGTGGCAGAATAACAGCTTCACCGGTGTATTCTAAGATATCATCTCCATTTTATAATTCTTCAGCTATGGATGGAATTACTCTTAACAGCGAAAAAACTTTGGGGGCAAATGAAAAAAAGCACATAGTTCTTGAAGAAGAAAAAGATTATATAGTGGTGGACACGGGAGACCCTATTCCTAGGGAATACGATTGTGTAATAATGGTGGAAGATTTAATAAAAGTAGATGATAAAAAGGTGGAAATATACAAAAGTGCTGCCCCATATCAACATATAAGACCTTTAGGAGAAGATATAGTGGAGAAATCTCTTATTGTGCCATCATCACATAAAATAAGGCCTGTGGATATATCAGCAATGATTGCAGGAGGAGTGAATGAGGTAGAAGTTTATAAAAGACCTGTGGTAGGCATAATCCCAACGGGTACAGAATTGGTGGAGCCAGGCAGTGAACTGAAAACAGGAGATATAATAGATTTCAACTCAAGAACCTTTGCAGCACAGGTTTTTGAATATGGTGGCATTCCTAAAAGATATTCAATTGTAAAGGATTATTATGAAAAAATTAAAAACACTATAAAAAGGGCATCGGAAGAATGTGACATGGTCCTTGTAAATGCAGGTTCCTCTGCGGGAAGAGAGGACTACACATCACAGGTTATTAGTGAACTTGGTCAGGTGTATATACATGGAGTAGCTATAAAGCCAGGAAAACCTGTAATTCTCGGACAAGTAGGCCATAAGCCTGTTATAGGAATACCGGGATATCCTGTGTCAGCCTATGTAGTTATGGAGATGTTCGTAAGTAGAATTGTGGAAAGCTTTGCGGGAGAGAAGCCACGCCAGTTTAAAACTGTAAAGGCCATTTTATCTAAAAGGGTCATGTCATCACTGAAATATCTTGAATTTGTAAGAATAAAATTAGGAAAAGTTGGAGATAAGCTTGTGGCTACACCTTTAAATAGGGGCGCTGGTGCTACCATGTCTTTAGTTAGAGCTGACGGAATACTTGAAGTTCCTCAAAATGTTGAAGGTATAGAAAGGGGAACAGAGGTAGAGGTAAAACTTTTAAAAGATGAAGAGGAAATAAATAATACTGTAGTTTGTATAGGTAGCCATGATCCTATTATAGATGTGGTAGCAGATTTAATTCATGTAAACCGTGATGAATATTACTTGTCCTCAGCTCATGTAGGCAGTATGGGAGGAATAATGGCACTTAAAAATGGAGAAACCCACATAGCGCCTGTACATCTTTTAGATATGGAAACGGGAGAATACAATATAAGCTATATTAAAAAATATCTTGGAGATAAACCTATGGCTCTAATAAAATGTGTAAAGAGAATTCAAGGCATTATGGTGCCTAGGGGAAATCCAAATAATATAACTTCAATTAAAGATATAAAGGATAAAAAAATGAAGTTTGTGAATAGACAAAGGGGAGCAGGTACAAGACTTCTTTTTGACTACAACCTTAAGAAATTAGGTATAAATCCTAGAGAAATAGACGGTTATACAAGAGAAGAATACACTCATTTAGCAGTGGCAGCTGCTGTAGAGAATGGGGACGCTCATTGTGGGCTTGGAGTATATTCTGCTGCCAGTATGATGGGACTGGATTTCATACCGGTTTGCAATGAGGAATATGACATAGCAATTCCAACAGAGTTTTTGGACATGCCAACCATAAAAGAATTTATAAATATTATAAAGAGTCAGGAATTCAAAGAAAAATTGGACGAATTAGGTGGATATGATTATAGTGAAGCAGGAAATATTGTTTTGTTATAG
- the mog gene encoding molybdopterin adenylyltransferase — MIKTAILTISDKGSRGERVDETGQVLKKLLQKEDYKKDNYQVEYYKVIPDEIDIISDELIKLCDEGKVNLIITNGGTGFSKRDVTPEATKEVIEKYVPGFGEAMRAGSLAITPKAVLSRGIAGIRKDTLIINLPGSPKAAVENLEVVLPAIPHGIEILLGQASECAR, encoded by the coding sequence ATGATAAAAACAGCCATTCTTACTATAAGTGATAAAGGTTCTAGGGGAGAGAGAGTAGATGAAACAGGACAAGTCTTAAAGAAGCTTTTACAAAAGGAGGATTATAAGAAAGATAATTATCAAGTGGAATACTACAAGGTGATACCAGATGAAATAGATATTATAAGTGATGAGCTTATTAAATTATGTGATGAAGGAAAAGTAAATCTAATCATTACTAATGGAGGCACAGGTTTTTCCAAGAGAGATGTAACTCCAGAGGCAACAAAAGAGGTAATTGAAAAGTATGTACCAGGTTTTGGTGAGGCCATGAGAGCGGGATCTCTAGCTATAACACCTAAAGCTGTGCTCTCCAGAGGAATTGCTGGCATTAGAAAAGATACTCTTATAATAAATCTTCCAGGAAGCCCTAAAGCAGCAGTGGAAAATCTAGAAGTAGTGTTGCCGGCTATACCACATGGAATAGAAATTTTGCTAGGACAGGCATCTGAATGTGCTAGATAA
- a CDS encoding ABC transporter permease: MEQGIFNMVNFKEITPVVLMSLYVSLSSTLIASILGMFLGIPCALLDFKLKRAVTQITDTLMSVPPVLMGLLVYLLLSRKGPLGHLELLFTPTAMIIAQTLLIFPIVFGLTVSIISKNGRDIKNTCTTLGAHRLETFFIIIKENKIQLLSVITAGFGRAISEVGAVMIVGGNIKGFTRVMTTYIALETGKGNFNEAIVIGGILLIISFAINALLHFFQCNEKS; encoded by the coding sequence ATGGAACAGGGAATCTTTAATATGGTTAATTTTAAGGAAATTACGCCTGTGGTATTAATGTCTCTTTATGTTTCATTATCATCAACTTTAATTGCTTCAATACTGGGAATGTTTTTAGGCATTCCCTGTGCTTTATTAGATTTTAAGCTGAAAAGAGCGGTAACTCAAATTACTGATACCCTAATGAGTGTACCACCAGTTCTTATGGGATTATTGGTGTATCTTTTATTATCTAGGAAAGGACCTTTAGGCCACCTGGAATTATTATTTACACCTACTGCAATGATAATAGCACAGACATTGCTTATATTTCCTATAGTATTTGGACTTACTGTGTCCATTATATCTAAAAATGGTAGAGATATAAAAAATACATGTACCACATTAGGGGCTCATAGGCTTGAGACCTTTTTTATTATCATAAAAGAAAATAAAATACAGTTATTGTCGGTTATAACAGCAGGCTTTGGACGAGCTATATCTGAGGTAGGAGCGGTTATGATAGTTGGTGGAAATATCAAGGGATTTACAAGAGTAATGACCACATATATTGCACTGGAAACAGGTAAGGGTAATTTTAATGAGGCCATAGTAATAGGTGGCATATTATTAATTATATCATTTGCAATTAATGCCCTTCTTCATTTCTTTCAATGTAATGAAAAATCATAA
- a CDS encoding endonuclease MutS2, whose amino-acid sequence MNKKATEILEYNKIKEILKSYALSDYAKDMIDKLEPYLDEKIIQQNMQETTEARAVVDISSSVPINSLTGIKTVKQKIEKGAILIPEDLDIIVGLLREINKLKRFMKDKEFVAPNVSSYVLSAYELHDVREEIERCISHGRVDDRASSKLLKIRKRIWILEDRIKNKLESMLRSDKYRNYFQDALVSQRNGRYVIPIKSEYKNNVHGSIHDKSGSGSTVFIEPVEIKKLQDELNLYKIEEEKEVYRILSELTNMVCGFEKEININIETMSYYDFIFAKGKYSKALDGRGVKFNKRKYINIKNGKHPLIGKNAVPLNFTVGDRYKAVVITGPNTGGKTVALKTVGLLTMMAQSGLHVPVDEGSEFSVFADILGDIGDGQSIEQNLSTFSSHIKNIIDIINSADEYSLVIIDEIGSGTDPGEGMGIAVAVLEEIYKKGSTILATTHYNEIKEFANNHEGFVNGCMEFDINTLKPLYKLNIGKPGESNAFLIALRLGIPEKLIERAHEITYKEQKDYSVYKKEFVEFLLKKSEGYDQHKEQIQKLKNAEKMRKVSEKQNVKPKFNIGDCVYISFMDRTGIICDIENNKGEYGVMVMRKKIKINKKRLTLYIEKEELYPEDYDFDIILKSKENRKKEKIMSKRHVEGVEIEIK is encoded by the coding sequence GTGAATAAAAAAGCTACTGAAATATTAGAATACAATAAAATAAAGGAAATATTAAAAAGTTATGCATTATCGGATTATGCAAAGGACATGATTGATAAGTTAGAGCCTTACTTGGATGAGAAGATAATTCAGCAAAATATGCAGGAGACTACAGAAGCAAGGGCGGTGGTGGATATAAGTTCTAGCGTTCCAATTAATAGTTTAACGGGCATAAAAACTGTGAAGCAAAAGATAGAAAAAGGAGCAATACTTATTCCAGAGGATTTAGATATTATAGTAGGTTTATTAAGAGAAATAAATAAGCTTAAGAGATTTATGAAAGATAAGGAGTTTGTTGCACCTAATGTAAGCAGTTATGTGCTTTCAGCTTATGAACTTCACGATGTAAGAGAAGAAATTGAAAGATGTATTTCTCATGGAAGAGTGGATGATAGAGCCAGTTCTAAACTTTTAAAAATAAGAAAAAGAATATGGATTTTAGAGGATAGAATAAAAAACAAACTTGAGAGTATGCTTAGAAGCGATAAGTATAGAAATTATTTTCAAGATGCATTGGTAAGTCAAAGAAATGGCAGATATGTTATTCCAATAAAGAGTGAGTATAAAAATAATGTTCATGGAAGTATTCATGATAAATCAGGCAGTGGTTCTACAGTGTTTATTGAACCAGTAGAGATTAAAAAACTTCAGGATGAGCTTAATTTATATAAAATTGAAGAAGAAAAAGAAGTTTATAGAATTCTTTCAGAGCTTACTAATATGGTGTGTGGTTTTGAAAAAGAAATAAATATTAATATTGAAACCATGAGTTACTACGATTTTATTTTTGCTAAAGGTAAGTATAGCAAGGCTTTGGATGGTAGAGGAGTGAAGTTTAATAAGAGAAAATATATAAACATAAAAAACGGTAAACACCCCTTAATAGGTAAGAATGCTGTACCATTAAATTTTACAGTTGGGGACAGGTATAAAGCTGTAGTTATTACAGGCCCAAATACTGGTGGAAAAACTGTTGCTCTTAAAACTGTGGGACTTTTGACAATGATGGCACAGTCAGGTCTTCATGTGCCTGTAGACGAAGGAAGCGAATTTTCTGTGTTTGCAGATATATTGGGCGACATTGGGGACGGTCAGAGTATTGAGCAAAATTTGAGTACTTTTTCATCTCATATTAAAAATATTATAGACATTATAAATTCTGCAGATGAATATTCTCTTGTGATTATAGATGAGATTGGATCAGGTACAGATCCTGGAGAGGGCATGGGCATAGCTGTTGCAGTGCTGGAGGAGATATATAAAAAAGGTTCTACTATATTAGCTACAACTCATTACAATGAAATAAAGGAATTTGCAAATAATCATGAGGGGTTTGTAAATGGATGTATGGAATTTGATATAAATACTTTAAAGCCGCTTTATAAGCTTAATATAGGAAAACCTGGGGAAAGTAATGCATTTTTGATAGCGTTAAGGTTGGGTATACCTGAGAAATTAATAGAAAGAGCTCATGAAATAACTTATAAAGAGCAAAAGGATTACTCTGTATATAAGAAAGAATTTGTTGAATTTTTATTAAAAAAGAGTGAAGGATATGATCAGCATAAAGAGCAAATTCAAAAGCTTAAAAATGCAGAAAAAATGAGAAAAGTATCAGAAAAGCAAAATGTAAAACCTAAATTTAATATTGGTGATTGTGTTTATATAAGTTTCATGGATAGAACCGGAATTATTTGTGACATTGAGAACAATAAAGGGGAATATGGAGTTATGGTTATGAGGAAAAAAATTAAAATAAATAAAAAAAGACTTACCCTTTATATAGAAAAAGAGGAACTTTATCCAGAAGATTATGATTTTGATATTATTTTAAAATCAAAAGAAAACAGAAAAAAGGAGAAAATCATGAGCAAAAGGCATGTAGAAGGAGTAGAAATTGAAATAAAATAA
- a CDS encoding substrate-binding domain-containing protein gives MKKGVLLLTSFFMALSIAGCGNATKNDATKKDTAKKENRTMILATTTSTQDSGLLDYLLPEFKKDTGIDVKVVAKGTGEALKLGQNGDADCLLVHAKAKEEEFIKNGYGTERHDVMYNDFIIVGPKEDTAKLKEKAPNDAVEALKLISESKASFVSRGDESGTHTKEKKLWKDAKVDPKGEWYISAGKGMGAVLQMADEKKAYTLTDRATYLSMKDKLDLEIVTEKSENLYNQYGVIMLNIEKHKIKEKEAKEYIDWMLSDKGQKLIGEYGKDKFGQALFIPNAKK, from the coding sequence ATGAAGAAAGGTGTTTTATTACTAACTAGCTTTTTTATGGCATTAAGTATTGCGGGCTGTGGTAATGCTACGAAAAATGATGCCACTAAAAAGGATACAGCAAAAAAAGAGAACAGAACTATGATACTTGCTACTACTACAAGTACTCAGGACTCAGGACTTTTGGATTATTTATTACCTGAGTTTAAAAAGGATACAGGAATAGATGTTAAGGTAGTTGCAAAGGGAACAGGAGAAGCTCTTAAACTCGGACAAAACGGTGATGCAGATTGCCTTTTGGTTCATGCTAAAGCTAAAGAGGAAGAATTTATTAAAAATGGCTATGGAACAGAAAGACATGATGTTATGTACAATGATTTTATTATAGTTGGACCAAAAGAAGATACTGCAAAGCTAAAAGAAAAAGCTCCTAATGATGCAGTAGAAGCTTTAAAATTAATAAGTGAAAGCAAAGCTTCATTTGTATCTAGAGGAGATGAATCAGGTACTCACACTAAAGAAAAGAAACTTTGGAAGGATGCAAAAGTAGATCCTAAAGGGGAATGGTATATTAGTGCTGGTAAAGGTATGGGAGCAGTACTGCAAATGGCAGATGAAAAAAAGGCATATACATTGACAGATAGAGCAACTTATTTGTCTATGAAAGACAAGCTTGACTTAGAAATAGTAACTGAAAAAAGTGAGAATTTATATAATCAATATGGAGTTATAATGTTAAATATTGAAAAACATAAAATTAAAGAGAAGGAAGCTAAAGAATACATAGATTGGATGCTTTCTGATAAAGGTCAAAAGCTTATAGGGGAATATGGCAAAGATAAATTCGGACAAGCATTATTTATACCTAATGCAAAGAAATAG
- a CDS encoding ATP-binding cassette domain-containing protein: MNIELINGVKEYSGRKVLDAEHIVFEEGHIYAVLGLNGSGKSTLLQCIAGFNELTQGKILYDDGEFNEKKKEISMMSQQPFLFNSSVKENVIMGLKFRKISKEIINKRFENYSKYFEIDEILNKNAKKLSGGESAKVSLLRTAILETEVVILDEPTASMDIESTMAAEKLIKDIMDNKKIIIIVTHDLYQAERIADYVIFMDKGKVIEQGEKNVVFNTPTNSKVKLILNK; this comes from the coding sequence GTGAATATAGAGTTAATTAATGGGGTAAAAGAATATAGTGGCAGGAAAGTTTTAGATGCAGAACACATTGTTTTTGAAGAGGGACATATATACGCGGTATTGGGATTGAATGGTAGTGGGAAAAGCACGCTGCTACAATGTATAGCAGGATTTAATGAACTAACTCAGGGGAAAATTTTATATGATGATGGAGAGTTTAATGAGAAAAAGAAAGAAATTTCTATGATGTCTCAGCAACCTTTTTTATTTAATTCTTCTGTGAAGGAAAACGTTATAATGGGACTAAAATTTAGAAAAATTTCTAAAGAGATTATTAATAAAAGATTTGAAAATTATAGTAAATATTTTGAAATAGATGAGATTCTTAATAAAAATGCAAAAAAACTATCTGGAGGGGAATCGGCAAAAGTGTCACTTTTGCGAACAGCCATATTGGAAACAGAGGTTGTGATATTGGACGAACCTACAGCTAGTATGGATATAGAAAGCACTATGGCCGCTGAGAAGTTAATTAAGGATATTATGGATAATAAAAAGATCATAATTATTGTTACTCACGACTTGTACCAAGCTGAGAGAATAGCGGATTATGTGATATTTATGGACAAGGGTAAGGTAATAGAGCAGGGTGAAAAAAATGTTGTATTTAATACCCCTACAAACTCTAAAGTTAAACTTATTTTAAATAAGTAA
- a CDS encoding transposase, translating to MARGNRIKVDGGIYHVMIRSITEVPLFKKDEDKDRYLEEMKKRKEMYKFKLYAYCLMTNHAHFIIDPNGADISKIMHGLNFKYAITFNKIHQRRGPLFQDRFKSKVVDTDRYLVVLSAYIHNNPLKIKGYERQPQKYKYSSLSVYLGFEKDKTGLLDEDYVMKFFGSDVKAARENYMKFVYICDDDRLKEEVEFENEKTEYISEKTVLVRDFDPDKIMEFVAEETGIKKVMLYVKNSRNTKVARALAALLMRCLCDFKCGDICKVLGNITQSRVSKLCSIGVELISSGNKYSNIIEKFISQYESQAS from the coding sequence ATGGCAAGAGGAAATAGGATAAAGGTGGATGGAGGTATATATCATGTAATGATAAGAAGTATAACGGAGGTTCCACTATTTAAGAAAGATGAAGATAAGGATAGATATTTAGAGGAAATGAAGAAAAGGAAGGAAATGTATAAGTTTAAGTTGTATGCATATTGTCTGATGACCAATCATGCTCATTTTATAATTGATCCTAACGGTGCGGATATATCAAAAATAATGCATGGTTTAAACTTCAAATATGCTATAACATTCAATAAAATTCATCAAAGGCGTGGACCGCTATTCCAAGATAGATTTAAGAGCAAAGTAGTAGATACAGATAGATATTTAGTTGTATTATCCGCTTATATTCACAATAACCCATTAAAAATAAAGGGATATGAGCGCCAGCCACAAAAATACAAATATTCAAGTTTAAGTGTATATTTAGGCTTTGAAAAGGATAAAACAGGACTTTTAGATGAAGATTATGTAATGAAATTTTTTGGCTCAGATGTAAAGGCTGCAAGAGAAAATTACATGAAATTTGTTTATATTTGTGACGATGATAGGTTAAAGGAAGAAGTAGAATTTGAAAACGAAAAGACCGAATATATAAGTGAAAAAACAGTATTAGTCAGGGATTTTGATCCAGATAAAATAATGGAATTTGTAGCAGAAGAAACTGGTATAAAAAAAGTAATGTTGTATGTAAAAAACAGCAGAAATACTAAGGTTGCTAGGGCGCTAGCTGCACTTTTAATGCGATGTCTTTGTGATTTCAAGTGCGGTGATATATGTAAAGTACTTGGAAATATAACTCAATCAAGAGTGTCAAAGTTATGCTCTATAGGGGTTGAGCTTATATCCTCAGGGAATAAATATAGTAATATAATAGAGAAATTCATTTCCCAATATGAATCTCAGGCATCGTGA
- the glp gene encoding gephyrin-like molybdotransferase Glp, whose protein sequence is MDLFNVVSIEEARNLIEKNFNIKPLSEKVELLDSMGSVIYEDIISKINVPHFRRSTVDGYAVNSKDVAGASESMPAMMNYKGEVLMGKKPEVSIDFPGDCIYVPTGGMLPEGADSVVMVEYTEKVHEDTVLIDKATAYGENVVEIGEDISEGEVIIKKGKKLRPYEIGVLSSLGIYKVPVCRKPKVAVISTGDEIVAPHETPKEGEVRDINSYLLEACIIEDGGVPVNYGVIRDDFELLKSTVNKAVDEADIVLISGGSSVGKKDVTIDVINSLGEPGVFVHGIAVKPGKPTIIGKVKDKIVFGLPGHPLSAAIVYKVMVKYYIDKITGRQEEIFPIVCKFDINYHSAKGREEYLPVTLSWQGDEIIASPVFSKSGLISGFSKAYGFVKINKNLEGLKKGEKVFVYRF, encoded by the coding sequence GTGGATTTATTTAATGTTGTGTCTATTGAAGAAGCTAGAAATCTTATAGAAAAGAACTTTAATATAAAGCCTTTAAGTGAAAAAGTAGAACTTTTGGACAGCATGGGCAGTGTCATATATGAGGATATAATTTCCAAAATAAATGTACCACATTTTAGAAGATCCACCGTGGATGGTTATGCTGTAAACTCCAAGGATGTGGCTGGAGCTAGTGAGAGTATGCCAGCCATGATGAATTATAAGGGTGAAGTGCTTATGGGAAAAAAGCCTGAGGTTAGCATAGATTTTCCTGGAGATTGCATATACGTCCCTACAGGAGGCATGCTTCCAGAGGGAGCAGATTCTGTGGTTATGGTGGAATACACTGAAAAAGTTCATGAGGACACAGTGCTTATAGATAAGGCCACCGCCTATGGAGAAAATGTTGTGGAGATAGGTGAAGATATAAGTGAAGGTGAGGTAATAATAAAAAAAGGCAAGAAACTTAGGCCTTATGAAATAGGGGTATTATCAAGCCTTGGAATATATAAAGTGCCTGTATGCAGAAAACCTAAGGTAGCTGTAATATCCACTGGAGACGAGATAGTAGCACCCCATGAAACTCCAAAGGAAGGGGAAGTTAGGGATATAAATTCATATCTTTTAGAAGCTTGCATTATTGAAGATGGTGGAGTTCCAGTTAATTATGGAGTAATAAGAGATGACTTTGAGCTTTTAAAAAGTACTGTTAATAAAGCGGTAGATGAGGCAGATATTGTACTTATATCCGGTGGAAGTTCAGTAGGTAAAAAAGACGTTACTATAGATGTTATAAATAGCCTAGGAGAGCCAGGGGTTTTTGTACACGGTATAGCAGTAAAGCCTGGAAAACCAACCATCATAGGAAAAGTTAAGGATAAAATTGTTTTTGGATTGCCGGGACACCCTCTTTCAGCGGCCATTGTATATAAGGTTATGGTTAAATACTATATTGATAAAATCACAGGACGTCAGGAAGAAATTTTCCCTATAGTTTGTAAATTTGATATAAATTATCACAGCGCAAAGGGGAGAGAAGAATATTTGCCAGTTACATTGTCTTGGCAGGGAGATGAAATAATTGCATCGCCTGTATTTTCTAAATCAGGACTCATAAGTGGTTTTTCCAAGGCCTATGGTTTTGTAAAAATAAACAAGAATCTTGAGGGATTGAAAAAAGGTGAGAAGGTATTTGTATATAGGTTTTAA
- a CDS encoding GNAT family N-acetyltransferase, with protein sequence MNLILVDFTRVHAKEVCDWKYDGEYSIYNYPEWDKISNAKWGVTIEEKRKSEFKAVIDECNCLCGYIRLMNKDKYVLIGLALKPSLCGKGLGKVLMEILKQQCKKVYPDKKIVLEVRSFNERAIKCYKRAGFNVIDTYERDTPLGCGQFIRMEFTY encoded by the coding sequence ATGAATTTAATTTTAGTGGATTTTACAAGAGTACATGCGAAAGAGGTTTGTGATTGGAAGTATGACGGTGAATATTCTATATACAACTACCCAGAATGGGACAAAATATCTAATGCAAAATGGGGCGTTACAATAGAAGAAAAGCGAAAAAGTGAATTTAAAGCTGTAATTGATGAATGCAATTGCTTATGCGGATATATAAGATTAATGAACAAAGATAAGTATGTTCTTATTGGCCTTGCGCTAAAGCCATCTCTATGTGGAAAAGGTTTAGGAAAGGTTTTAATGGAAATATTAAAACAACAGTGCAAGAAAGTGTACCCAGATAAAAAGATTGTTTTAGAAGTCCGTTCTTTTAATGAAAGAGCTATTAAATGTTATAAGCGAGCAGGATTCAATGTAATAGATACTTATGAAAGAGATACGCCTCTTGGTTGTGGACAATTTATTAGAATGGAATTTACCTATTAA